One segment of Funiculus sociatus GB2-C1 DNA contains the following:
- a CDS encoding SH3 domain-containing protein — protein MSFSGLVKFLIGFFLAISLLVVASGATAYYFLTKLSTPPAKPMYANDKSVLKAKAAAIASKKPTPASSAPATPTPTASTPLEPGAYIASVTWPEGLSLRENPSLEASRVGGVGFNQRVVVIKESDDKRWQQVRLENGEQQGWIKAGNVKRVDSE, from the coding sequence ATGAGTTTTTCGGGGTTAGTAAAATTTTTAATCGGTTTTTTCCTGGCGATATCCCTTTTGGTGGTGGCTAGTGGTGCCACTGCTTATTACTTCCTGACTAAACTCTCAACACCGCCCGCGAAGCCGATGTATGCGAACGATAAATCGGTGCTGAAAGCCAAGGCAGCGGCGATCGCGTCCAAAAAACCAACACCAGCGTCCTCTGCTCCAGCCACTCCCACTCCTACAGCCTCGACTCCGCTAGAACCAGGAGCCTACATAGCCAGTGTCACCTGGCCAGAAGGCTTGAGTCTACGGGAGAACCCCAGTCTGGAAGCCAGCCGCGTTGGTGGGGTTGGATTCAATCAGCGAGTTGTGGTTATAAAAGAAAGTGACGATAAAAGGTGGCAGCAAGTACGCCTAGAAAATGGCGAACAACAAGGTTGGATCAAAGCTGGTAACGTTAAGCGAGTTGACTCAGAATAA